A genomic segment from Tuwongella immobilis encodes:
- the pheA gene encoding prephenate dehydratase, translating to MAGSSDDSATTPTPESVAASLKAIRNQIDAVDRQLVELMNQRASLATQIGKCKNDGNSEIFHPNREAEVFQNVLSHNPGPLDEVTVRAIFREVISGCRALQRMPRVAFLGPEHSYSHIATLTRFGETVEFVEVGSISAVFEEVLKKRVDYGVVPLENSTDGRIVDSLDMFVRIPQIKICDEIRMRIHHNLLANCEQSEIRRIYSKPQALSQCRNWLSKNVPNASLHEVTSTTAAARLVQSEPYTAAVASRQAGVKYGIQILCANIEDSSNNETRFAVIGSHHARRTGRDKTALMFTTPHNPGALADVLMVFKQNAVNITWIESFPSRETKGEYIFFVDFEGHLDDEKVAHTVREVGTHCQRIFVLGSFPLARVED from the coding sequence ATGGCCGGTTCTTCGGATGATTCTGCAACCACTCCCACGCCGGAATCGGTGGCCGCGTCGCTCAAAGCGATCCGCAACCAGATTGATGCCGTCGATCGCCAACTCGTTGAGTTGATGAATCAACGGGCATCCCTGGCGACCCAGATTGGCAAATGCAAAAACGATGGCAATAGCGAGATTTTTCACCCCAATCGCGAAGCCGAAGTCTTTCAAAATGTGCTGTCGCACAATCCTGGTCCGTTGGATGAAGTGACGGTGCGGGCGATTTTCCGCGAAGTCATCAGCGGTTGCCGGGCGCTCCAACGCATGCCCCGCGTCGCCTTCCTGGGGCCGGAACATTCCTACAGCCACATTGCCACGCTGACCCGATTCGGCGAAACCGTCGAATTCGTCGAAGTTGGCAGTATTTCCGCCGTGTTCGAGGAAGTGCTCAAGAAGCGCGTCGATTATGGCGTCGTGCCGCTGGAAAATTCGACCGACGGTCGCATCGTCGATTCGCTGGATATGTTCGTGCGAATTCCGCAGATCAAAATCTGCGACGAGATTCGCATGCGCATCCATCACAACTTGCTGGCAAACTGCGAACAATCCGAAATTCGCCGCATCTATTCCAAGCCGCAAGCGTTGTCGCAATGTCGCAATTGGCTGAGCAAGAATGTGCCGAATGCGTCGCTGCACGAAGTCACCAGCACGACGGCTGCCGCCCGATTGGTGCAGTCCGAGCCGTACACGGCGGCGGTCGCGTCCCGGCAGGCTGGGGTGAAGTACGGCATTCAGATTTTGTGTGCGAATATCGAAGATTCCAGCAATAATGAGACCCGCTTTGCGGTGATCGGCTCGCATCATGCGCGGCGGACCGGGCGCGACAAGACGGCGTTGATGTTTACCACGCCGCATAATCCGGGTGCGCTCGCCGATGTGCTGATGGTCTTCAAGCAGAATGCGGTGAATATTACCTGGATCGAATCATTCCCCAGTCGAGAAACCAAAGGCGAGTACATCTTTTTCGTCGATTTCGAGGGACATCTCGACGACGAAAAGGTCGCGCACACCGTGCGGGAAGTCGGAACGCACTGCCAGCGGATCTTTGTACTCGGCTCGTTCCCGCTGGCGCGGGTGGAAGATTAA
- the dnaK gene encoding molecular chaperone DnaK: MAEEKIIGIDLGTTNSVVAVMEGGEVKVIANQDGNRITPSVVAFTDKGERLVGDPAKRQAITNPTRTIYSIKRFMGRRHEEVESEEKLVPYKIVGGRSDLVKVEIDNKTYTPPEISAMILRKLKEAAEAYLGHTVRKAVITVPAYFNDSQRQATIDAAQIAGFDTEWELEDPKTGKKSKQRMRIINEPTAASLAYALDKKKDQKIAVFDLGGGTFDISVLDVGEDGVFQVKATNGDTHLGGDDFDQVVIDYIADEFKKEHGIDLRKDQMALQRLKEAGERAKKDLSQQATTDINLPFITADASGPKHLMMSITRSKFEQIVSHLIERCKKPVMSALNDAGYRPSDIDEVVMVGGMTRMPRIQQLVKEIFGKEGHRGVNPDEVVAIGAAIQGAQLLLGSKSELLLLDVTPLSLGIETLGGVMTTLISRNTTIPKRASEKFTTASDNQPSVGVMVFQGERPMARDNKLIGDFQLDGIPPAPRGVPQIEVTFDIDANGILNVSAKDLGTGKEKNIRIENSSGLSAEEVERMKRDADEHAAEDKKKRELIDERNRGEQLIYQLEKLMKENGDNINASDKAPIDSAIEKLKQAMSRDDVAAIRTAISELETASQAMAQHLYSKGGAAGAAPGGDAPSGKPAGGKDDVIDAEFEVK; this comes from the coding sequence ATGGCAGAAGAAAAGATCATTGGCATCGACCTGGGAACCACCAACTCGGTCGTCGCCGTTATGGAAGGCGGTGAGGTCAAGGTCATCGCAAACCAAGATGGCAACCGAATCACCCCCAGCGTCGTCGCCTTCACCGATAAAGGCGAGCGGCTGGTTGGCGACCCCGCCAAGCGGCAAGCCATCACCAACCCCACCCGCACCATCTACTCGATCAAGCGGTTCATGGGCCGACGCCACGAAGAAGTGGAATCCGAAGAAAAGCTGGTTCCGTACAAGATTGTCGGCGGCCGCAGCGACTTGGTGAAGGTCGAAATCGATAACAAGACCTACACCCCGCCGGAAATCTCGGCGATGATTCTTCGTAAATTGAAGGAAGCCGCCGAAGCCTATTTAGGCCACACCGTTCGCAAAGCGGTGATTACGGTGCCGGCGTATTTCAATGACTCGCAGCGTCAAGCGACCATTGATGCCGCGCAGATTGCTGGCTTCGACACGGAATGGGAACTCGAAGATCCCAAGACCGGCAAGAAGAGCAAGCAGCGCATGCGGATCATCAACGAGCCGACCGCCGCGTCGCTCGCCTATGCGTTGGACAAAAAGAAAGACCAAAAGATCGCCGTCTTTGACCTCGGCGGCGGGACGTTCGATATTTCCGTGCTGGATGTCGGCGAAGATGGCGTCTTCCAAGTGAAGGCCACCAACGGCGATACGCACCTGGGCGGTGACGATTTCGACCAAGTGGTCATCGATTACATCGCCGATGAATTCAAGAAAGAACATGGCATCGATCTGCGCAAGGACCAAATGGCCCTGCAACGGCTCAAAGAAGCCGGCGAACGTGCCAAGAAAGACTTGTCGCAACAAGCGACCACGGATATCAATCTGCCGTTCATCACTGCCGATGCCAGCGGGCCGAAGCACTTGATGATGTCGATCACCCGCTCGAAGTTCGAGCAGATCGTGTCGCATCTCATCGAACGCTGCAAGAAGCCGGTGATGTCCGCGTTGAACGACGCCGGATACCGCCCCAGCGACATTGACGAAGTCGTGATGGTCGGTGGCATGACCCGGATGCCCCGCATTCAGCAACTGGTGAAGGAAATCTTCGGCAAAGAAGGCCACCGCGGCGTCAATCCCGACGAAGTGGTTGCCATTGGTGCCGCCATCCAAGGGGCTCAGTTGTTGTTGGGCAGCAAGTCCGAACTGCTGCTGTTGGACGTGACGCCGTTGTCGCTGGGGATCGAAACGCTGGGCGGCGTGATGACCACGCTGATTTCCCGCAACACGACTATCCCCAAGCGAGCGAGCGAAAAGTTCACCACCGCATCGGACAATCAGCCATCGGTGGGCGTGATGGTGTTCCAAGGCGAACGCCCCATGGCCCGCGACAACAAGCTGATCGGCGACTTCCAACTCGACGGCATCCCCCCCGCTCCGCGTGGCGTGCCCCAGATTGAAGTCACCTTCGACATTGATGCCAACGGGATTCTGAATGTCAGTGCCAAGGATCTCGGCACCGGCAAGGAAAAGAATATCCGCATCGAAAATTCCAGCGGCCTGAGCGCGGAAGAAGTCGAACGGATGAAGCGTGATGCCGATGAGCATGCCGCCGAAGATAAGAAGAAACGCGAATTGATCGACGAGCGCAATCGCGGCGAACAGCTGATTTATCAACTGGAAAAGTTGATGAAGGAAAACGGCGACAACATCAACGCCAGCGACAAAGCCCCGATCGATTCGGCGATCGAAAAGTTGAAGCAAGCGATGAGCCGCGACGATGTCGCCGCGATTCGCACGGCCATCAGCGAATTGGAAACCGCCTCGCAAGCCATGGCCCAGCACCTCTACTCCAAGGGTGGCGCGGCCGGAGCGGCTCCCGGTGGCGATGCCCCGAGCGGCAAGCCCGCCGGCGGCAAAGACGATGTCATCGATGCCGAATTTGAAGTGAAGTAA
- a CDS encoding tetratricopeptide repeat protein has translation MIAFPLRRRWGQWLTGLLVLVFLGSTWRPTVPLVASPDPPPTTTSDVGAAPESPREIVPPNHRTPPPTFGPIVERLGHPSFRIREAAMQELIAAGDDAYDAVQAALGHPNPEIARRAERIWADLRWGIEPRLPLAMREKIHVIRQLHPQRRLNEIVSLTDWGEISFGPIRRIFDQFTPEERATVLGDFHLAVRTVVAPKWIQTGKSRQLSQLLRFSLDLGYSEVAAEDLAWYWYLTRQLDSGIAEYQNQLASAIAAGDRPREQQLQRILVALFMIAKQPDAARRAAERADDADLLSDLLWELGDFGALVNRPLTERGRAGNEAAQRLAFARLAGNQAEVQRQIDLIREALNQEGLDYREGRSLLEALLLNQQHQLALDALAGIPDHALFLMDLYSVQLRYIDAWRLLKQEAVATTRLDMELRRAKMLQQLGEREAARQVLIQQFQAFLATGSSQYTLVDLLKAEKKFGLTGLLDEHLARGIEWLDARQMGESADALLEVAFDELPRDLLRILWRSLRTNARGDTHANSIAKLRKLLQGSATDQASEWLADLYSGSKAPLRAAVVRAELARIAKQPAEQEQALQEATRAFKPLAEDWQRFGEFLLKQRRPMRAAECFAKARDIAPTNVECALLEALAWRDAGDFERAKRCEFEAILLPLGNEGSRAELATEARKLGMIRLADEQAELILQRGRYRHFSYGNLLNRSARAAIARGDFATASRNYQRSILGLMRTNASFVDDTAYLSVPQAVEVNAIRDLLQKRQWDAALPRIRESQAALPGNLDLVISVVPLLDAAGKQADADAIYQRTRDVYAVLLKDYPNSGWLHNSLAWMAVNCNRDLPQALAHAKDATRLEPNSVGYRDTLAEAYFRLGKTAEAIREIQECLKKEPNRRYYQLQLQRFQAGDRSAPIPDENDD, from the coding sequence GTGATCGCATTCCCACTCCGCCGTCGCTGGGGGCAATGGCTCACCGGCTTGTTGGTCCTGGTGTTCCTTGGCAGCACCTGGCGACCAACGGTCCCACTGGTTGCATCACCCGACCCACCGCCGACCACCACGTCCGACGTGGGGGCCGCTCCGGAATCTCCCCGCGAGATTGTCCCACCCAACCATCGCACTCCTCCGCCGACATTCGGGCCGATTGTGGAACGCCTCGGGCATCCGTCGTTTCGCATTCGGGAAGCCGCGATGCAGGAATTGATCGCTGCCGGGGATGATGCCTACGATGCGGTTCAAGCCGCGCTCGGGCACCCGAATCCGGAGATTGCCCGCCGCGCTGAGCGGATCTGGGCCGATCTCCGCTGGGGGATCGAGCCGCGTCTGCCGCTCGCAATGCGGGAAAAAATCCACGTCATCCGCCAACTGCATCCGCAACGACGACTCAACGAGATTGTCAGCCTGACCGATTGGGGCGAAATCAGTTTCGGACCCATCCGCCGCATCTTCGATCAGTTCACACCCGAGGAACGGGCGACCGTGTTGGGCGATTTCCATCTCGCAGTTCGCACGGTAGTCGCGCCGAAGTGGATTCAGACCGGCAAAAGTCGGCAATTAAGTCAGCTTCTGCGATTTAGTTTGGACTTGGGCTATTCAGAAGTCGCTGCCGAAGACTTGGCCTGGTATTGGTATCTCACCCGCCAGTTGGATTCGGGAATCGCCGAGTATCAGAATCAACTCGCGTCTGCCATCGCCGCCGGTGATCGACCCCGCGAACAGCAGTTGCAGCGCATTTTGGTGGCGTTGTTCATGATTGCTAAGCAACCCGATGCCGCGCGGCGGGCGGCGGAACGGGCCGATGATGCCGATCTCCTGAGCGATTTGCTCTGGGAATTGGGCGATTTCGGCGCACTGGTCAACCGCCCACTGACCGAACGGGGCCGAGCCGGGAATGAAGCCGCGCAACGCTTGGCATTCGCACGCTTGGCAGGGAATCAGGCCGAAGTGCAACGCCAAATCGACCTCATTCGGGAAGCCCTGAATCAAGAGGGACTTGATTACCGCGAAGGCCGCAGCTTGCTCGAAGCCTTGCTGCTCAATCAACAGCACCAACTCGCACTCGATGCCCTGGCGGGAATCCCCGATCATGCGCTATTCCTGATGGATTTGTATTCCGTGCAGTTGCGCTACATCGACGCTTGGCGATTGCTCAAGCAGGAAGCCGTCGCCACGACACGGCTGGATATGGAATTGCGTCGGGCGAAGATGCTCCAACAGTTGGGCGAACGCGAAGCCGCCCGGCAGGTGCTCATCCAACAATTTCAGGCATTCCTGGCCACCGGATCGTCGCAGTATACCCTGGTCGATTTGCTCAAAGCCGAGAAGAAATTCGGTCTCACCGGCTTGTTGGATGAGCATTTGGCACGCGGCATCGAATGGTTGGATGCGCGGCAAATGGGCGAATCCGCCGATGCACTGCTCGAAGTCGCCTTCGACGAATTACCCCGTGATTTGCTGCGAATCCTCTGGCGCAGTCTGCGGACGAATGCGCGGGGCGACACCCACGCGAATTCGATTGCCAAACTGCGAAAGCTGCTGCAAGGATCGGCGACCGATCAGGCTTCGGAATGGCTCGCCGACTTGTATTCGGGGTCGAAAGCGCCCTTGCGAGCGGCGGTGGTGCGAGCCGAACTGGCGCGGATTGCCAAGCAACCAGCCGAGCAGGAACAGGCACTTCAGGAAGCCACGCGGGCGTTCAAGCCGTTGGCTGAAGATTGGCAGCGATTTGGCGAATTTCTGCTGAAACAACGGCGTCCCATGCGCGCGGCGGAATGTTTTGCCAAGGCCCGAGACATCGCGCCGACGAATGTCGAATGTGCGCTCCTGGAAGCGCTTGCCTGGCGGGATGCGGGCGATTTCGAGCGAGCCAAACGCTGCGAATTCGAAGCGATTCTCTTGCCTTTGGGCAATGAAGGCAGTCGCGCCGAACTCGCAACCGAGGCCCGCAAGTTGGGAATGATTCGGCTGGCGGATGAGCAAGCCGAGCTGATTCTGCAGCGCGGTCGGTATCGGCATTTCAGCTACGGGAATCTGCTGAATCGATCCGCGCGAGCGGCGATTGCGCGGGGGGATTTCGCCACGGCATCGCGGAATTATCAACGCAGTATTTTGGGACTGATGCGGACCAACGCCAGCTTTGTGGATGACACGGCGTATCTGAGTGTGCCCCAAGCGGTGGAGGTGAACGCGATTCGGGATCTGCTGCAAAAGCGCCAGTGGGACGCCGCGCTGCCTCGGATTCGGGAATCGCAAGCGGCCCTGCCGGGGAATCTCGATCTGGTCATTTCCGTGGTGCCGCTGCTGGATGCCGCCGGAAAACAAGCCGATGCGGATGCCATTTATCAGCGAACCCGCGACGTGTATGCGGTGCTGCTGAAGGATTATCCGAATAGCGGTTGGCTGCACAATTCGCTGGCGTGGATGGCCGTGAATTGCAATCGCGATCTGCCGCAAGCCTTGGCTCACGCGAAAGATGCGACTCGGCTGGAACCGAATTCGGTCGGCTATCGCGATACGCTGGCAGAGGCCTATTTCCGGCTGGGGAAGACCGCCGAGGCGATCCGCGAAATTCAAGAATGTCTCAAAAAAGAGCCGAATCGCCGCTATTACCAGCTTCAATTGCAGCGATTCCAGGCGGGCGATCGATCCGCCCCGATTCCGGATGAGAACGACGACTGA